Proteins encoded together in one Peribacillus asahii window:
- a CDS encoding CoA transferase subunit A — protein sequence MVENTFGKICTYNQVKPLFKDNQSILFGGFGGVGTPPGLVNLILETNVQNLLLIGNDAGFPNIGIGKIVTAKRARKMIVSHIGSNPNAGAFMQNGELEIEFSPQGTLVERIRAGGMGLGGVLTDIGLDAEFVNQGKQVVALDNKKYLVEPALTAEIAIVYAKRCDPYGNLVFDKSARNTNPLIAMAGAITIVEVDEIVPLGALNPDHIVTPGAFVDYIVPSKGVDWKWAWETVFDKH from the coding sequence ATGGTAGAAAATACGTTCGGGAAAATCTGTACATATAATCAAGTTAAGCCGTTATTTAAAGATAATCAATCCATTTTATTCGGTGGATTTGGCGGGGTCGGCACGCCGCCAGGGCTAGTAAATTTGATTTTAGAAACAAACGTTCAAAACTTACTTCTTATCGGCAATGATGCAGGATTTCCGAATATAGGAATAGGAAAAATTGTTACGGCAAAAAGGGCACGCAAAATGATAGTATCTCATATTGGCTCGAATCCAAACGCCGGTGCATTTATGCAGAATGGTGAACTAGAGATTGAGTTTTCGCCACAAGGCACGCTTGTTGAACGAATTAGAGCAGGGGGGATGGGGCTTGGCGGGGTGTTAACAGATATCGGATTAGATGCAGAATTTGTTAATCAAGGGAAACAAGTAGTAGCACTAGATAACAAGAAGTATCTTGTTGAACCCGCATTAACGGCTGAAATTGCAATTGTGTATGCGAAACGATGTGACCCGTATGGCAATTTAGTGTTTGATAAAAGTGCCCGCAATACGAATCCTCTTATTGCAATGGCAGGAGCCATCACGATTGTTGAAGTGGATGAAATTGTACCGCTGGGTGCTTTAAATCCAGATCATATTGTGACTCCGGGGGCATTTGTTGATTATATCGTTCCATCGAAAGGAGTGGATTGGAAATGGGCATGGGAGACGGTATTCGACAAACA